In a genomic window of Desulfuromonas thiophila:
- a CDS encoding tetratricopeptide repeat protein — translation MTLDDMLEQAVTDLDEGRLAAAWSLLQQARELAPDDDEVLVLYCEVLAARGEQQRAVELLRRRASEPSAAAEVLFALGDELFSAGAAEEALAVYQQLQGRGDSAVSALVRQGLVHMAQQAPEKAEACFQQALRCDENALEAASALGALYAERGQLQQARNWYQRALEIDPDDVETLTSLAELLYEQEERGEALKLVQRVTELDAHWPAAWLLSGYLALDADDEAEASRCFETFLQLEHDPAAADLITEVQAVLSALRED, via the coding sequence ATGACACTTGACGACATGCTCGAACAAGCGGTTACCGACCTTGATGAGGGCCGTCTGGCCGCCGCCTGGAGCCTGCTGCAGCAGGCACGGGAGCTGGCTCCGGACGATGACGAGGTTCTGGTGCTGTACTGCGAGGTTCTCGCCGCTCGGGGCGAGCAGCAACGGGCTGTGGAACTGCTGCGCCGGCGGGCGTCGGAACCCTCGGCTGCCGCTGAGGTTCTGTTTGCTTTGGGCGATGAACTGTTTTCCGCCGGCGCCGCCGAGGAGGCTTTGGCGGTTTACCAGCAGTTGCAAGGTCGTGGCGACAGTGCTGTTAGTGCGCTGGTGCGCCAGGGGCTGGTGCACATGGCCCAGCAGGCGCCGGAAAAGGCCGAAGCCTGTTTTCAGCAGGCACTGCGCTGTGACGAGAATGCGCTGGAGGCGGCCAGTGCTCTGGGCGCTCTTTATGCCGAACGGGGCCAGCTGCAGCAGGCGCGTAACTGGTACCAGCGCGCGCTTGAAATTGATCCTGACGATGTTGAAACGCTTACCAGCCTGGCCGAGCTGCTCTATGAGCAGGAAGAGCGGGGCGAGGCCCTCAAGCTTGTTCAGCGGGTCACGGAGCTGGATGCCCACTGGCCGGCGGCCTGGTTGCTGTCGGGTTATCTGGCCCTTGATGCCGACGATGAAGCCGAGGCCAGCCGCTGCTTCGAAACCTTTTTGCAGCTGGAGCACGATCCGGCGGCCGCAGATCTGATCACCGAGGTGCAGGCGGTGCTGTCGGCATTGCGCGAAGACTGA
- a CDS encoding DUF512 domain-containing protein: MLCITAVAPGSIAAELDLAAGDRLQAVNGTVVEDLVDYVRLTDDQADLLLEVCKADGSLWELEIERDPDQALGLDFAALEPRRCRNNCPFCFVRQLPEAVRPSLRLRDDDYRFSYLYGAYISLTNLQPADFERIAQQQLSPLYVSVHATDATVRARLLGWAAPPVLPQLQRLAAAGIQLHTQVVLCPGINDGAVLEQTLEDLVTLYPAVASLAVVPVGLTRYRDRLPPLAPVDAALASATLTQIERWQTHCLARWGTRFVFAADEFYLTADRPLPELACYEELAQIENGVGLLASFAAQIPAVLEEVDPAWCRDLCCTLVTGQSAAPLLRHFVQLFNARGAARLQLVVIDNHFWGEQVTVAGLLTGQDIAAQLCGRLLGDALLLPDVLLREGSDQLLDDWTLADLEQQLGLPVHVVAPTPWAVLDLVEELHSDKGNP, encoded by the coding sequence ATGTTGTGCATTACCGCCGTCGCCCCGGGCAGCATTGCCGCCGAGCTGGATCTGGCCGCCGGAGACCGCCTGCAGGCCGTCAATGGTACGGTTGTGGAGGATCTGGTCGATTATGTTCGCCTGACCGATGATCAGGCGGATCTGTTGCTGGAGGTCTGCAAGGCCGACGGCAGCCTGTGGGAGCTGGAGATCGAACGCGATCCCGATCAGGCCCTGGGGCTCGATTTCGCTGCCCTTGAGCCACGCCGCTGCCGCAACAACTGTCCGTTTTGTTTTGTCCGGCAACTGCCCGAAGCTGTGCGCCCCTCTTTGCGCTTGCGCGATGATGATTATCGTTTTTCCTATCTCTATGGCGCCTACATCAGTCTGACTAATCTGCAGCCGGCCGATTTTGAGCGCATCGCGCAGCAACAGCTTTCACCCCTGTATGTATCGGTCCATGCCACCGATGCCACTGTGCGTGCCCGGCTGCTGGGCTGGGCGGCCCCGCCGGTGCTGCCACAGCTGCAACGCCTGGCGGCGGCCGGAATCCAGCTCCACACCCAGGTGGTGCTCTGTCCGGGAATCAACGATGGCGCGGTGCTGGAGCAGACCCTGGAGGACCTGGTGACGTTGTATCCAGCGGTGGCCTCGCTGGCCGTGGTGCCCGTCGGCCTGACCCGTTATCGTGATCGGTTGCCACCGCTGGCCCCGGTGGATGCCGCTCTGGCGAGCGCGACTCTGACGCAGATCGAGCGCTGGCAGACCCATTGCCTGGCCCGCTGGGGCACCCGTTTTGTGTTTGCCGCCGATGAATTTTATTTGACGGCTGATCGCCCGTTGCCGGAGCTGGCCTGCTATGAGGAACTGGCCCAGATTGAAAACGGGGTCGGCTTGCTGGCCAGCTTTGCCGCCCAGATCCCGGCTGTGCTGGAGGAGGTTGATCCGGCCTGGTGTCGCGATCTGTGCTGTACGCTGGTCACTGGCCAGTCGGCCGCGCCGCTGCTGCGGCATTTCGTGCAGCTATTTAATGCCCGTGGTGCCGCCCGCTTGCAACTGGTGGTCATCGACAATCATTTCTGGGGGGAACAGGTGACCGTTGCCGGTCTGTTGACCGGCCAGGATATCGCCGCTCAGCTCTGTGGACGCTTGCTTGGTGACGCGCTGCTGCTGCCCGATGTGCTGCTGCGCGAGGGCAGCGACCAGCTGCTGGATGACTGGACCCTGGCCGATCTGGAACAGCAGCTGGGCTTGCCGGTGCATGTGGTGGCGCCGACGCCTTGGGCCGTGCTGGATCTGGTGGAAGAACTCCATTCTGACAAAGGAAATCCCTGA
- a CDS encoding TlyA family RNA methyltransferase: MKERLDKVLVSRGLCGSRERARALIMAGQVLVNETVCDKAGTRIADDAALRLRGADLPYVSRGGLKLAEALRRFELVVSGRVAIDVGASTGGFTDCLLQQGASRVYAVDVGYGQLAWSLRSDDRVVNLERTHICALSATELQPRPDLAVIDASFISLEKIVPATLALLLRPCDLVALIKPQFEVGAGRVGKGGIVRDGCLHDEVIERIQAFIVAQGGSVAGLCDSPVLGAKGNREFLLHARFATDKAGAP; encoded by the coding sequence ATGAAGGAACGTCTCGACAAGGTGCTGGTTAGTCGCGGCCTGTGCGGTTCGCGCGAGCGGGCGCGGGCGCTGATCATGGCCGGCCAGGTGCTGGTCAACGAGACCGTTTGCGATAAGGCCGGCACGCGGATAGCGGACGACGCGGCCTTGCGCCTGCGTGGCGCTGATCTGCCCTATGTTTCGCGTGGCGGCCTCAAGCTGGCCGAGGCACTGCGTCGCTTCGAACTGGTCGTGAGCGGGCGTGTGGCCATCGATGTTGGCGCCTCGACGGGTGGGTTTACCGACTGCCTGTTGCAGCAGGGTGCCAGCCGGGTCTATGCCGTTGATGTCGGCTATGGCCAGCTGGCCTGGTCGCTGCGCAGCGATGACCGGGTGGTCAACCTCGAACGAACCCATATCTGCGCCCTGTCCGCTACCGAGTTGCAGCCCCGGCCCGATCTGGCGGTGATCGATGCTTCGTTTATTTCGCTCGAAAAGATTGTGCCGGCCACCTTGGCCCTGCTGCTGCGGCCCTGTGATCTGGTGGCGTTGATCAAGCCGCAGTTTGAGGTGGGGGCGGGTCGGGTCGGCAAGGGTGGTATTGTGCGGGATGGTTGCCTGCATGACGAGGTGATTGAGCGCATTCAGGCCTTTATTGTTGCCCAGGGCGGCAGTGTGGCCGGTCTGTGCGACAGTCCGGTTCTGGGCGCCAAGGGTAACCGTGAATTTTTGCTGCATGCCCGTTTTGCTACCGACAAGGCGGGTGCGCCTTGA
- a CDS encoding glucosaminidase domain-containing protein, whose amino-acid sequence MTKPLKPLNLLLLTLTLLCGCDTRAGRTAPPGPEELRVGSYQELEQDFQRRNYSWRNLTDGVPRIRLRQLPTNLDRLADVDRKKQLFFLSLLPMVLRQNEQIEQQRQQLLALLDGYDRFGRFDTDQQRWLDDLCRSYRCPLPFDSRDANQRARLLRRVDSIPVELVLAQAANESGYGTSRFAIEANNLFGEWTFEPGSGLIPKRRPAGASYEVRRFDSIGASIASYLNNLNSHPAYRDLRHKRAELRASGQPISGLVLASGLLNYSARREHYIREIRRMIEHNRLHLLADLSWRRRPGPLALGPQQLFPQRLLGSRPSLTARMSY is encoded by the coding sequence ATGACCAAGCCACTGAAACCCCTCAATCTGCTGCTGCTCACACTGACACTTCTGTGCGGCTGCGACACGCGCGCAGGCCGCACGGCTCCGCCAGGACCGGAGGAGTTGCGGGTAGGTTCCTATCAGGAGCTGGAACAGGATTTCCAGCGACGCAACTATTCCTGGCGCAACCTCACCGACGGCGTCCCGCGCATCCGCCTGCGCCAGTTACCGACCAATCTTGACCGGCTGGCAGACGTCGACCGAAAAAAACAACTGTTCTTTCTCAGCCTGCTGCCCATGGTGCTGCGCCAGAATGAACAGATCGAACAGCAGCGCCAACAACTGCTCGCCCTGCTGGATGGCTACGACCGCTTTGGCCGCTTCGACACCGACCAGCAACGCTGGCTTGACGACTTGTGCCGCAGCTACCGCTGCCCACTACCCTTCGATTCCAGAGATGCCAACCAACGCGCCCGGCTGCTGCGGCGGGTCGACAGTATTCCCGTCGAACTGGTCCTGGCCCAGGCCGCCAACGAATCGGGCTATGGCACCTCGCGTTTCGCCATTGAGGCCAACAACCTGTTCGGCGAATGGACCTTCGAACCGGGCAGCGGCCTGATTCCTAAACGGCGGCCAGCAGGTGCCTCCTACGAGGTGCGCCGCTTCGACAGCATCGGTGCCTCAATCGCTTCCTACCTCAACAACCTCAACAGCCACCCGGCCTATCGCGATCTGCGCCACAAACGGGCCGAACTGCGCGCCTCAGGCCAACCCATCAGCGGCCTTGTCCTGGCCAGCGGCCTACTCAACTACTCTGCTCGGCGCGAGCACTATATCCGTGAAATTCGCCGCATGATCGAGCACAATCGCCTGCACCTTCTCGCCGACCTCAGCTGGCGCCGCCGGCCTGGCCCGCTTGCCCTCGGGCCGCAACAGCTGTTTCCACAACGGCTGCTCGGTTCACGCCCCAGCCTGACAGCCCGCATGAGCTACTAG
- a CDS encoding secondary thiamine-phosphate synthase enzyme YjbQ, with translation MQSFRRELWFELPRRCGFVNITPQVEEALRDSGIREGLCLVNAMHITASVFINDDESGLHGDFSRWLDQLAPYDRTAYAHHRTGEDNADAHLKRTLMGREVVVAITAGRLDFGPWEQIFYGEFDGRRRKRVLVKIIGA, from the coding sequence ATGCAATCCTTTCGTCGAGAGCTCTGGTTCGAGCTGCCGCGTCGCTGCGGATTTGTCAATATTACCCCACAGGTGGAAGAGGCTCTGCGCGACAGTGGGATTCGCGAGGGGCTGTGTCTGGTCAATGCCATGCATATTACGGCCTCGGTATTTATCAACGATGACGAGAGTGGCCTGCATGGTGATTTCAGCCGCTGGCTCGACCAGCTGGCGCCCTATGACCGGACGGCTTACGCCCATCACCGTACCGGCGAGGACAATGCCGATGCCCACCTCAAGCGAACCCTGATGGGCCGCGAGGTGGTGGTGGCGATCACCGCTGGCCGGCTTGATTTCGGTCCCTGGGAGCAGATCTTCTATGGTGAGTTCGATGGTCGGCGACGTAAGCGGGTGCTGGTCAAGATCATCGGTGCATAA
- a CDS encoding ATP-binding protein, with product MMLRQLELKDFGCFSERSLEFRRGLNLVHGANEAGKSTLLAAIGAILFGLRDSQRYRSWGRPQATPWGRLCFEHDDGHLRVERDFGRDTVVLAYCDRLYQEIDRFQAHLPYGACTRSGQQYRQQLRERFGLADEQLFRAAFSLDQGALAVSNQALADQLRLLFAGLTQCDSQLVLRALQEDYAALTGMAETGRPPRALAVVTEALERLRARQRHNQAVSAQLAQLHGRMAEVQQCLQQDRAELRDGQNYLAWLQHRWQTAEPAETAGSCLEPSEEVALTASGAGPAQPEPVADDEQAQLEQQLRDAGLPVDLPPRLVELLTTSDELRQQLVQLQLRLQPARQQLLRLRLPRWRPTALCSLLFIVVGGGVAWCWPGSAGVALAPSAGTVGLLWLLYGRRRLALLRQRNQLQQQLEPLELQRDELQARLQEMDTDFEALGLSAAPVERVRLQKQLHRCAALYQRLAELRDGAPAIAPLGDEGVAEALDRPDTISAAAVAAMPAAPKTAVSHLTPADLPAAQQALQQHADRIARYEAEWLGLLREEALCRDQLDAPLAVAVELDQLERERADLEHQIAVLGATLQLTQQAMADFRQQHVQRCEQAIGSYVRLATRGAYRAVRIDDADGLTLSNRSGRWLRLDQLSRATADIVVLAIRLALGREVSHGVCLPFLFDDALINLDEQRLDRMMDALERLAQDHQLILFSHDTRLLKRAVRRSWHLLDLDSRRRGVAQNRERKDGHEQLSLL from the coding sequence ATGATGCTGCGTCAGCTCGAGCTGAAGGATTTCGGCTGTTTCAGCGAGCGCAGCCTGGAATTTCGGCGCGGTTTGAATCTGGTGCATGGCGCCAATGAGGCCGGCAAGTCGACCCTGCTGGCAGCTATTGGCGCCATTCTGTTCGGTTTGCGCGACAGCCAGCGCTATCGCAGTTGGGGCCGGCCGCAGGCTACGCCCTGGGGTCGGCTTTGTTTTGAGCATGACGACGGCCATTTGCGGGTCGAACGCGATTTTGGCCGGGATACGGTTGTGCTGGCGTATTGTGACCGGCTGTATCAGGAGATTGACCGTTTCCAGGCGCATTTGCCTTATGGCGCCTGTACCCGTAGCGGCCAGCAATATCGCCAGCAGCTGCGCGAACGTTTTGGTCTGGCTGATGAACAGCTGTTCCGGGCCGCCTTTTCCCTTGATCAGGGAGCGTTGGCTGTCAGCAATCAGGCACTGGCGGATCAGCTGCGGCTGCTGTTTGCCGGCTTGACCCAGTGCGACAGTCAGTTGGTATTGCGGGCGCTGCAGGAAGATTACGCCGCCTTGACCGGCATGGCCGAGACCGGCAGGCCGCCACGCGCCCTGGCTGTGGTGACCGAGGCGCTGGAACGGCTGCGGGCCCGGCAGCGTCATAATCAGGCCGTCAGCGCGCAACTGGCGCAGTTGCATGGCCGTATGGCCGAGGTGCAGCAGTGCTTACAGCAGGATCGGGCCGAATTGCGCGACGGCCAGAACTATCTGGCCTGGTTGCAGCACCGCTGGCAAACGGCGGAACCGGCCGAGACGGCCGGATCTTGCCTGGAGCCTTCTGAAGAGGTTGCCCTCACGGCGTCGGGCGCTGGGCCGGCACAGCCTGAACCTGTGGCTGACGACGAACAGGCGCAATTGGAGCAACAGCTGCGTGACGCCGGTCTGCCGGTCGATTTGCCGCCACGGCTGGTGGAATTGCTGACGACTTCGGATGAACTGCGCCAGCAACTGGTGCAACTGCAGCTGCGCTTGCAACCTGCGCGCCAGCAGTTATTGCGGTTGCGGCTGCCCCGCTGGCGGCCGACCGCGCTGTGCAGTCTGCTGTTTATTGTGGTTGGCGGCGGTGTTGCCTGGTGTTGGCCGGGTAGTGCCGGAGTTGCTCTGGCGCCGAGTGCCGGCACGGTTGGGCTGCTGTGGCTGTTGTACGGTCGCCGGCGTCTGGCGCTGTTGCGGCAGCGCAACCAGTTGCAGCAGCAGCTCGAGCCTCTGGAACTGCAGCGCGACGAGTTGCAGGCTCGACTGCAGGAGATGGACACGGATTTCGAGGCGTTGGGGCTGTCGGCCGCGCCGGTGGAACGGGTGCGGCTGCAGAAACAGTTACATCGTTGTGCCGCTTTGTATCAGCGTTTGGCTGAATTGCGCGACGGCGCCCCAGCGATTGCTCCGCTGGGGGATGAGGGCGTGGCTGAAGCGCTGGACCGACCGGACACCATCTCTGCCGCGGCTGTCGCAGCCATGCCGGCTGCACCGAAGACCGCCGTTAGCCATCTGACACCAGCCGATCTGCCAGCGGCCCAGCAGGCGCTGCAACAGCATGCCGACCGTATTGCCCGCTACGAAGCCGAATGGCTGGGACTGCTGCGTGAGGAGGCTCTTTGTCGCGATCAGCTGGATGCGCCGCTGGCGGTAGCCGTGGAGCTGGATCAGCTGGAGCGGGAGCGGGCCGATCTGGAACATCAGATCGCGGTTCTGGGCGCAACCCTGCAGTTGACGCAGCAGGCCATGGCCGATTTCCGCCAGCAGCACGTGCAGCGCTGTGAACAGGCGATCGGTAGCTATGTCCGGCTGGCGACACGCGGTGCCTATCGGGCGGTGCGGATCGATGACGCTGACGGTCTGACCCTGAGCAACCGTTCCGGCCGCTGGTTGCGTCTCGATCAACTCAGCCGCGCCACGGCCGATATTGTTGTGCTGGCGATCCGTCTGGCCCTTGGGCGTGAGGTCAGTCATGGTGTCTGCTTGCCTTTTTTATTCGATGATGCCTTAATCAACCTCGATGAGCAGCGTCTCGACCGTATGATGGATGCCCTTGAGCGGTTGGCGCAGGATCATCAGCTGATACTGTTTTCCCACGATACGCGTCTGCTGAAACGGGCTGTCCGGCGCAGCTGGCATTTGCTGGATCTCGACAGCCGGCGGCGTGGTGTGGCCCAGAACCGGGAAAGGAAGGATGGACATGAACAGCTGTCTCTTTTGTGA
- a CDS encoding PilZ domain-containing protein produces the protein MADKRRKPRIRKRLRVLYGPQIPSKIGFTSDISETGLCVQTFLVYPPGSILLLELHLDERHVMRLEGRVHWARKVPPNLLRKVKYAGMGIKILNFLGSPQPYIDLCSPSVPTGQP, from the coding sequence ATGGCCGATAAACGACGCAAACCCCGTATCCGTAAACGTTTGCGGGTGCTTTATGGCCCGCAGATTCCGTCGAAGATCGGTTTTACTTCCGATATCTCCGAAACCGGTCTGTGCGTACAGACCTTTCTCGTTTACCCGCCAGGTTCGATCTTGCTGCTGGAGCTGCATCTTGATGAGCGGCATGTGATGCGGTTGGAGGGACGGGTGCACTGGGCGCGCAAGGTACCGCCCAATCTGCTGCGCAAGGTTAAGTATGCGGGCATGGGAATCAAGATTCTCAACTTCCTGGGCAGCCCTCAACCCTATATCGATCTCTGTTCTCCCTCGGTCCCGACTGGTCAGCCCTGA
- a CDS encoding HD domain-containing protein, with product MSDSAKQAIDAQHQEREMQRLMAEITELLVTHHGGSLSEQELDQGIDLLQAAYQLARSSHAEQRRKSGEPYFFHPLRVAHLAARNWMGFPSILAALLHDVVEDTPVTLEQVRLNFGDEVALLVNGLTKVEDLELNRGALKQETYRKQILVAIEDFRVLCLKLWDRVDNLRTIAALRPEKQVLIAEETRQIYIPLAKHLGMGRVADELEALALTVLYPRRAARYHRVQREVCRQTEAGLRKIRSEIQMECNRHQLNVMLKDHWRPFSLEGSANMTRGVSSLYSLDVLVDSTMDAYLALGVIHRLYSPITGKLRDHLSTPSQHGYQAIKTTVQCGEYRLRVQITTRKLGRFNESGVLAPGFEFRHENFAGLMRSLLEGETVFDTERLRLASASIQTYTPTGQPLILPEGSSALDFAFAIHEDLGLRAQRARINGQTRQLRTRLMDGDQVKIETLSEPAALPKWLDWAVTPRARNSIRRYLRSRVRSDSGSDPAPDHE from the coding sequence ATGAGTGACTCTGCCAAACAGGCCATTGACGCGCAGCATCAGGAACGCGAAATGCAGCGTCTGATGGCGGAAATCACCGAGCTGCTGGTGACCCATCATGGGGGCAGTCTGTCGGAACAGGAACTCGATCAGGGCATTGATCTGTTGCAGGCCGCCTATCAGTTGGCCCGCAGTTCCCATGCTGAACAACGGCGCAAATCGGGAGAGCCTTATTTTTTTCATCCTTTGCGAGTTGCCCATCTGGCGGCGCGCAACTGGATGGGGTTTCCTTCCATTCTGGCGGCCTTGTTGCACGATGTGGTGGAGGATACCCCGGTCACGCTGGAACAGGTGCGCCTGAATTTTGGCGACGAGGTGGCTTTGCTGGTCAATGGCCTGACCAAGGTCGAGGATCTCGAACTCAACCGTGGCGCTCTTAAGCAGGAAACCTATCGCAAGCAGATTCTGGTCGCCATTGAGGATTTTCGTGTCCTGTGCCTGAAGCTGTGGGATCGGGTCGACAATCTGCGCACCATCGCTGCCCTGCGACCGGAAAAACAGGTGCTGATAGCCGAGGAGACGCGCCAGATCTACATTCCACTGGCCAAGCATCTGGGGATGGGAAGGGTGGCCGATGAGCTCGAAGCCCTGGCCTTGACGGTGCTCTATCCTCGCCGCGCTGCCCGTTATCATCGGGTGCAGCGGGAGGTGTGCCGCCAGACCGAGGCCGGCCTGCGTAAAATCCGTAGTGAAATCCAGATGGAGTGCAATCGCCATCAGCTCAATGTGATGCTCAAGGATCACTGGCGGCCGTTTTCCCTGGAGGGCTCCGCCAATATGACGCGGGGGGTTTCGTCGCTTTACAGCCTCGATGTACTGGTTGATTCCACCATGGATGCCTATCTGGCTCTGGGTGTGATCCACCGCCTGTACAGTCCGATTACCGGCAAGCTGCGTGACCATCTGAGCACACCGTCACAGCATGGCTACCAGGCGATCAAGACCACGGTGCAATGTGGCGAATATCGCCTGCGGGTGCAGATCACCACCCGCAAGCTGGGTCGCTTCAACGAGTCAGGGGTGTTGGCGCCGGGCTTCGAGTTCCGCCACGAGAACTTCGCCGGGCTGATGCGCAGCCTGCTCGAGGGCGAGACGGTGTTCGACACCGAGCGGCTGCGCCTGGCTTCGGCTTCCATCCAGACCTACACACCGACGGGCCAGCCGCTGATTCTGCCGGAAGGCAGCAGTGCTCTCGATTTCGCTTTTGCTATTCATGAAGATCTGGGATTGCGGGCCCAGCGGGCGCGCATTAACGGTCAGACGCGACAGTTGCGCACCCGTCTGATGGATGGTGACCAGGTCAAGATCGAAACCCTGAGTGAACCGGCCGCCCTGCCCAAATGGCTTGATTGGGCTGTCACGCCGCGGGCCCGCAACAGTATTCGGCGCTATCTGCGCAGCCGGGTGCGGAGCGATAGCGGTTCAGACCCTGCGCCGGATCATGAATAA
- the hfq gene encoding RNA chaperone Hfq, with the protein MAKTPFNIQDQYLNQARKERVKITVVMMSGEQLQGYIKSFDNFCVLIESGGDYLLYKHAISSITSADGQFRLHGGRD; encoded by the coding sequence ATGGCCAAGACCCCTTTCAATATCCAGGATCAGTATCTCAATCAGGCCCGCAAGGAACGTGTCAAGATCACGGTCGTGATGATGTCCGGCGAGCAGCTGCAGGGCTACATCAAATCCTTCGACAACTTCTGCGTTCTGATCGAGAGTGGCGGTGATTACCTGCTGTATAAGCACGCCATTTCCTCTATTACCTCGGCGGACGGCCAGTTTCGTCTGCATGGCGGCCGCGACTGA
- a CDS encoding histidine triad nucleotide-binding protein, which yields MNSCLFCEIAAGRIAARRLYEDEQVVAFADIDPKAPVHFLVIPRRHIASLADVQTEDGALLGHLLRVVAQLAHEQDFSDSGYRVVTNCHADGGQSVDHLHFHVLAGRALQWPPG from the coding sequence ATGAACAGCTGTCTCTTTTGTGAAATTGCTGCCGGCCGGATCGCGGCCCGCCGGTTGTACGAGGATGAGCAGGTGGTGGCCTTTGCCGATATTGATCCCAAGGCGCCGGTGCATTTTCTGGTGATTCCACGGCGCCATATCGCCAGCCTGGCTGATGTGCAGACGGAGGATGGCGCCCTGTTGGGGCATCTGTTGCGGGTTGTCGCCCAGCTGGCGCACGAACAGGATTTCTCCGACAGTGGCTACCGGGTGGTCACCAACTGTCATGCCGATGGCGGCCAGAGCGTCGATCATTTGCACTTTCATGTCTTGGCGGGTCGAGCGCTGCAGTGGCCGCCGGGCTAG
- a CDS encoding polysaccharide deacetylase family protein, with the protein MLIRLLPLVWFLCGGGLPVWAEASLPEVSPDVEPGYATVLVYHRFGESRYPSTNIDCDVFERQLAWLRQQDATVLTAGELVGCLRRGEPLPPKTLVLTVDDAYLSFYQQALPLLRRYGYAATLFVNTDSVGQPGYMSWEQLRLAVAQGIEIGNHSASHAAFVELLAQGGDAGRQQVAQDLMRAQQQLRTHLGRAAKLFAYPYGEYSPEYAEMLVTLGFDAAFGQQSGPVAVTAVLFSLPRFPMGGVYASLQELQRKQRLRPLPVELTASVSPLRQDCQPPLLRFRLAPAAAIAPASLRCYVQGQDVLKVQVLDEEAGLFQVQATRPLQGRRNKYTLTAQSRDGRHWYWFSQPWILPGR; encoded by the coding sequence TTGCTGATACGTCTACTGCCTCTTGTTTGGTTCTTGTGTGGCGGGGGGCTGCCTGTCTGGGCGGAGGCGAGTCTGCCCGAAGTATCACCCGACGTTGAGCCGGGCTATGCCACGGTTCTGGTTTACCATCGTTTTGGCGAAAGTCGTTATCCCTCCACCAATATCGATTGTGACGTCTTCGAACGTCAGTTGGCCTGGTTGCGCCAGCAGGACGCCACTGTGCTGACTGCTGGCGAACTGGTCGGTTGTCTGCGCCGGGGTGAGCCCCTGCCGCCGAAAACCCTGGTGCTGACGGTTGATGATGCCTACCTGAGTTTCTATCAGCAGGCCCTGCCGTTGCTGCGCCGCTATGGCTATGCCGCGACCCTGTTTGTCAATACCGATTCCGTTGGTCAGCCGGGCTATATGAGCTGGGAACAGTTACGGCTGGCGGTGGCCCAAGGTATCGAAATTGGCAATCATTCGGCCAGCCATGCGGCCTTTGTCGAGCTGCTGGCGCAGGGAGGGGACGCGGGTCGGCAGCAGGTGGCGCAGGATCTGATGCGGGCGCAACAGCAGTTGCGCACCCATCTTGGCCGGGCAGCGAAGCTGTTTGCTTATCCTTATGGTGAGTACAGCCCGGAATATGCCGAGATGCTGGTCACTCTCGGATTTGATGCCGCCTTTGGCCAGCAGTCCGGTCCGGTGGCGGTTACCGCCGTCTTGTTCAGTCTGCCGCGCTTCCCTATGGGAGGCGTCTACGCCAGCCTGCAGGAGTTGCAGCGCAAGCAGCGCCTGCGTCCTTTACCCGTGGAGCTGACAGCCTCGGTCAGTCCACTGCGCCAGGATTGTCAGCCGCCGCTGTTGCGTTTCCGGCTGGCGCCAGCTGCGGCTATCGCTCCCGCCAGTTTGCGTTGTTATGTTCAGGGGCAGGATGTGCTGAAGGTGCAGGTGCTTGACGAGGAGGCCGGCCTGTTCCAGGTGCAGGCGACTCGACCCCTGCAGGGGCGCCGCAACAAGTACACATTGACGGCCCAGAGCCGTGATGGTCGTCATTGGTACTGGTTCAGCCAGCCGTGGATATTGCCCGGCCGGTGA